CCCGACGATTACCGTGTCCAGGTCGAAGTGCCTCTCCATCCCAAGATCCCTGCTATGGGCACCGTCCAGACCATCTTCACCAAGGAAGTCTACGTCGACGCTGACGACTTCAGAGAGGTCGATTCTCCCGACTACTTCCGTCTGGCTCCCGGCAAGTCCGTCGGTTTGTTCAAGGCTCCCTACCCTGTTACTTGCACATCCTTCACAAAGGACCCCGTTACCGGTCGTGTTACCGAGGTACACTGTACTCTAGCCGGCGAAGGGTTCAAGAAGCCCAAGGCCTACATCCAGTGGGTCAATGCACCCGAGGCAGTCAAAATTGACGAAGTGCGATACTTCAAGAAGCTTTTCAAGTCTGACCCCCCTCCTGCGGACTATGAGGCAGATGTCGACCCCGACTCTCTTGAGGTTTATAGCAATGCTGTGATTGAGCCTGCATTCTATGAACTTGCCAAGAAGCAGATCTCCGATGCGAGGAAGGACAGTGAAGAACGTACGAAGAAGGCTGTCGAGCAGGCTGCTAAGCCTGATACGTCTTCTGCTCCTGTGGAAGGCAGTGCGGCGGCTCAGCacaaggatgatgaacCCGTAGCTACTGCTGAGCAGTTGGTGGGTAATGAGAACATCAGATTCCAGGGTATGAGGCTGGCGTACTTTACTTTGGACAGGGAAAGCAAGTTGGGCtgcttggagaaggaagatgttAAGGGTAGGAGCGAGGGTGACAAGATTATACTAAACAGGATTGTCTCGCTCAAGGAGGATGCGGGCAAGAGCGCTTAGAGGTAGAGGTAGACTTTAAGTTTATGCTTTTCGGGGAGGTTTTGGGGTTTAGGGATATCGCGCATATACAGATGTACATAAGAGTAGATGGCCATTTTTTCGCGGATGATGCAATAGTGCGTATAATGCTGCATATGATAAACATGCTCATAAAAAAAGTAACTCATACAGGTCCATCGTATTCTTTTATCTTGTACATCTAATGTCCCTATGCCATAGGTTGATCAACATCCATTCCTCCGGCGGCGGTCGCTCTTTGGACAGGTGGAGGTAAAGGCGCGTTGAAGAGTTCGGGGTTACCGCCAGAAGGTGGCAGTTCAGCTGCAGGTTGTTGGCCGTCGAAAGTATTTAATTGAGGCGCAGAGTCCCAGTTGTTTTGGAATCTATTTGGTTATTAGCGACATCTGTATAAAGATGTGGGACAGACTTACCTAGTAACCTTGGGCTTCTCAATCAACACGTTCCTATGGAGCTTATCCCATTGCACTACGCTCGGAGGATTCTCCTTTaactcttcatcctcataGTACGTGTTGACATAGTATCCCACTCTGACAAATTCCTTTTCACGGTATGAAGCGGTGATAATTATGACAGTCACTCCGAGAATCTCATCCGGCTCGACagagggaaggagatgatgggcaggagcaggagctgaAAAGTCGAAAGCGTTTATACCGGCGGGGATAGGACCAACTGGAATAAGAGAATGCATCAGCGTTCTGTTGGTTAAAAAGGGGATGGAGGCGTAGGACTGACCAGAGCAGTTATCAAGTTCTTGGTCAAATTCCTCAGAAGAAGCGCTTCCAACGTAGATCAACCTCCAATCCAAGTCTACGCGTCCCGACGTCAGCAGCTATTCGCAGTACGTTCCAGCCCTATCACCACTGGCGGAGGCGTACAAGGCCGCATTACAAAGCTCGCCCAGTTCGGTACAGATGGACTGACCTTCTGCCAAAGGTGCAATGGCCTCAAACTTGATCCTAAAATTGTATGGGTCGTCAAACTTGGCGGGGTTATTAAGGAGCTCGATGTTGCGAATGTTTACCTGGACGTTGGTCAGTCTCTGTGAAGCTCTGCGCCGTTGATCATGCTCACAATGGACTGCAAGGTGTATATCAGCTTATGTACAGGTTACTAGAAGGTTGGATCCTTACCATGATTATACTATTTTTTGGGTGTGATAGTTGGGAAGACAAAAGGGATAAAAGAAGTTGACGCGAAATGGCTGTGGCGACGCGACTGGATGCCTCATTTACCACCGAAACACGTAACTATTTTAATTAACACTATAATTTTTACGTAAAGTTTGATAGTTATGATTTCTGTAATTACGTAACTATTAGCTCACCTGAAATTTCGAACAGAGTAAGATTGTTGATGCGAGCGAGCTGGCGAGCATTGACTGTAAACGGGAAACATCTTTGCATGCCTCGCCCATCGTCCGGCTCACGTCAACTTATTGCAACAGCAACACGTACATCCTCGCGCAAAATGACCACTCAGCCACGATACACCGTCCCTCTCAAGGAACCCCATCCAGCCAACTACAGCCTGCACACGGAGTCAACAACGACCATCTTTCTCCCAAATGAAGGCGCTTTCCTCAACCCGGTCCAGCACTACAACCGAGATATGAGTGTCGCGGTAATCAGGGCATGGAATgaaatgaggaaagaagaacttGAAGAGAAGTGGAGGGTCAgattggagagaagaggaggaaaacCTAGGCctaggaagaagaagaataagAAGGCAGCAGAGGGGGAAGCCAAAGCCATGGCCATtgaggctgaagaagagaagccAGAGAACGAGGGGACTATggaggttgagggtgaTGCTTTGGCAGAAGTGAAGGAAAGTGAGGAACCTGTTGCAGGGCCTTCAAATGGAGCTGGAGTTGTGAGTTACATCAAAACGCTCCTAGAATTCCGGCTGACCTGTAATTCCAGAGCAAATTCCGGGCGCCTTCCATCAACATTCTTGAAGCTCTTGCTGCTACTGGTCTTCGGTCCATCCGATACGCCAAAGAAATTCCCAACGTTAAGTATGTCCTTGCCAACGATCTTTCACCTTCTGCTTGTGAAGCTATGAGGAGAAACGTAGAATTTAACGGTGTCGGCATGGACTACGATGCGCCCGTgaagcaagagcaagaaacCAAGAGTGAAGTTGTTAAAATGCCTAACGAAGAGGCAAACGAGGAGATCAAGAAGGGTGGAGTGGTTGAGCAtgtcgagaagaagcaggaggTTCAGCCTGAAGTGAAGGATGAAGTTGGTCGAAGACCAGGTTGTAGAGGACGAGTCAAGATCAACGAGGGCGATGCCTGTGCTTTCATGTATAACCACCGTTCCGCCGTCGGACCCTCTGCCCGTGTTGACGTTGTCGACCTCGACCCTTATGGTACTGCTGCTCCCTTCCTCGATGCCGCCATTGGCTGCATCTCCGATGGTGGTCTCCTCGCCATCACATGTACCGATCTAGCCGTGCTTGCTGGTCAACAGTACCCCGAAAAGTGTTACTCCAACTATGGCGGCACCAACGTTCACGCCGAGTACACTCATGAAGCTGCGTTGAGGCTTGTGATGCACTCTCTAGCCAGCGTTGCGGCGCGATATGGGAGGTATATCACACCTCTTTTGTCCTTCTCTATCGATTTCTATGTGAGATTGTTTGTAAGGATCGACACCAGACCAGAGCAGGTCAAACATCTTGCTAGGTAGGTTTTACGCTGCTGTTCTCCTCTCGCTCCTTCTAACCATTCTTTTGTTCAGCCAAACTGGTGTGGTCTTCACTTGCCAGTACTGTCAAACAGCTGTGAACCAACCATTCGGCAAAGTCATCTCTAAAGAAACCgccaagggcaaggagaTGACCGCATTTAAGACTGTTGCTGGGCCCACGGCCGGTAACGGGTCTGCTTGTGAGGAATGTGGGGGGACTATGCACGTAAGTATGATCTCTCTGCGATCATGATCAAAAATTAAGACTGTTCTTTAGCTTGGTGGGCCTCTTTGGCTTGGTCCCTTACAAGATAACGAGTTCGCCAAGCGTGTCATCAAGGAAATCGAGAGCACAGAAAAGGAATACAAGACGTACAACAGGATGTTAGGAATGTTGACGTTGGCTTCTCAAGAACTGCCCGATCCTTGGTTCTTCACCGCCAACCGAATCGCCAAATCTGTACACGCCTCTTCCTTACCTATGAACAAAATTCTGTGCGTCATCTATTGACACCCATTGTAATTACTGACACCTCTCACGCAGCTCCGCCTTGCTTAATGCAGGTTATAAAATCTCCCGCTCCCATTGTTCCCCTGGTGCCGTTAAGACTGATGCGCCTCGTTCGTTTATCTACGACATCatgcgagaagaagcaaaggAAAACCCTGTAAGGATGGATAAAATTGCAGAAGGATCGCCTGCTAGGAAGATCTTGGCAAAGCCCATCACTCACACCATCGATTTCACTCCCCATCCTGACGCTTCCCTGGAACGACAAGGTAAAGAAACATTCTACCAAGTCAACCCCTTGCCCAACTGGGGTCCCGCTCCTAGGGCAAAGAGCCTTGgtgaaaagagaaaggcgGAAGTGGATGCTGA
The nucleotide sequence above comes from Cryptococcus neoformans var. grubii H99 chromosome 1, complete sequence. Encoded proteins:
- a CDS encoding histone chaperone ASF1, whose product is MSIVNIRNIELLNNPAKFDDPYNFRIKFEAIAPLAEDLDWRLIYVGSASSEEFDQELDNCSVGPIPAGINAFDFSAPAPAHHLLPSVEPDEILGVTVIIITASYREKEFVRVGYYVNTYYEDEELKENPPSVVQWDKLHRNVLIEKPKVTRFQNNWDSAPQLNTFDGQQPAAELPPSGGNPELFNAPLPPPVQRATAAGGMDVDQPMA
- a CDS encoding N2,N2-dimethylguanosine tRNA methyltransferase produces the protein MPRPSSGSRQLIATATRTSSRKMTTQPRYTVPLKEPHPANYSLHTESTTTIFLPNEGAFLNPVQHYNRDMSVAVIRAWNEMRKEELEEKWRVRLERRGGKPRPRKKKNKKAAEGEAKAMAIEAEEEKPENEGTMEVEGDALAEVKESEEPVAGPSNGAGVSKFRAPSINILEALAATGLRSIRYAKEIPNVKYVLANDLSPSACEAMRRNVEFNGVGMDYDAPVKQEQETKSEVVKMPNEEANEEIKKGGVVEHVEKKQEVQPEVKDEVGRRPGCRGRVKINEGDACAFMYNHRSAVGPSARVDVVDLDPYGTAAPFLDAAIGCISDGGLLAITCTDLAVLAGQQYPEKCYSNYGGTNVHAEYTHEAALRLVMHSLASVAARYGRYITPLLSFSIDFYVRLFVRIDTRPEQVKHLASQTGVVFTCQYCQTAVNQPFGKVISKETAKGKEMTAFKTVAGPTAGNGSACEECGGTMHLGGPLWLGPLQDNEFAKRVIKEIESTEKEYKTYNRMLGMLTLASQELPDPWFFTANRIAKSVHASSLPMNKILSALLNAGYKISRSHCSPGAVKTDAPRSFIYDIMREEAKENPVRMDKIAEGSPARKILAKPITHTIDFTPHPDASLERQGKETFYQVNPLPNWGPAPRAKSLGEKRKAEVDAENDEADAVIGGEGVKRTKVVVEEEEMMNA